A section of the Streptomyces sp. SLBN-118 genome encodes:
- a CDS encoding aldo/keto reductase family oxidoreductase encodes MTTKTGSSGGWLLYGCMGLGGSWDTEPYGVRDIADAEAAIEAALDSGISTFDHADIYRHGKAEAVFGEVLDRTPGLRERIVVQTKCGIRLADGERPGIYDLSGQTIARRVEESLARLRTDVVDVLLLHRPDPLADPDDIASALTSLHRQGLVRRFGVSNMSALQMAPLQARLDVPLVANQLEMSLQRRDWLEAGVLVNTPQAAANGFPFGTVEFCQANGISLQAWGALAQGRFTGRQETPEEHATAQLVSSLADKKGTTPETILLWWLQRHPAAIAPVVGSVRPRRIRACRDAAQREPDLSREEWYELWLTARGAPLP; translated from the coding sequence GTGACGACGAAGACGGGGTCGAGCGGTGGGTGGTTGCTCTACGGGTGTATGGGGCTCGGTGGCAGTTGGGACACCGAGCCCTACGGTGTGCGCGACATCGCGGACGCCGAGGCGGCGATCGAGGCGGCGCTGGACAGTGGGATCAGCACGTTCGACCATGCGGACATCTACCGGCACGGGAAGGCCGAAGCCGTCTTCGGCGAGGTTCTCGACCGTACCCCCGGGCTGCGCGAGCGCATCGTCGTACAGACCAAGTGCGGTATCCGTCTCGCTGACGGAGAGCGGCCCGGTATCTACGACCTCAGTGGGCAGACCATCGCCCGGCGGGTCGAGGAGAGCCTGGCTCGTCTTCGGACCGACGTCGTCGATGTGCTGCTCCTGCACCGGCCGGACCCCTTGGCGGACCCCGACGACATCGCCTCGGCGCTGACGTCGCTGCACCGGCAGGGTCTTGTGCGGCGGTTCGGTGTGTCGAACATGAGCGCCCTGCAGATGGCTCCCCTTCAGGCACGTCTCGATGTCCCGCTGGTCGCCAATCAGCTGGAGATGAGCCTGCAACGGCGTGACTGGCTCGAAGCCGGTGTCCTCGTGAACACGCCGCAAGCAGCCGCCAACGGCTTCCCGTTCGGGACGGTCGAGTTCTGCCAGGCGAACGGGATTTCACTGCAGGCGTGGGGAGCACTTGCGCAGGGTCGCTTCACGGGCCGTCAGGAAACGCCGGAGGAGCACGCGACCGCACAGCTCGTCTCGTCTCTGGCCGACAAGAAGGGCACGACGCCGGAGACGATTCTGCTGTGGTGGTTGCAGCGGCATCCGGCCGCGATCGCGCCGGTGGTCGGCAGCGTGCGTCCGAGACGCATCCGCGCCTGCCGTGACGCCGCGCAGCGGGAACCGGACCTCAGCCGAGAGGAATGGTACGAACTGTGGCTCACCGCCCGCGGCGCGCCTCTTCCCTGA
- a CDS encoding GNAT family N-acetyltransferase — MTDLRIEQPDSDAMLRDWQRVHNTIIPTHILSLDDVRERVRRNHLELAYLGDVLVGCSTLRPPTTEEPTATVIARILAPHRGQGFGEELYARGLKRARELGAEVIETVVLASNVDGLRFAQKHGFIEVERYLLPGDTIPWVDLRLV, encoded by the coding sequence GTGACTGATCTTCGTATCGAGCAGCCGGACAGCGACGCCATGCTCAGGGACTGGCAGCGCGTCCACAACACGATCATCCCCACCCACATCCTGTCCCTCGACGATGTGCGTGAGCGCGTCCGGCGCAACCACCTGGAGCTTGCGTATCTCGGGGATGTGCTCGTGGGCTGCTCGACACTGCGTCCGCCGACCACCGAAGAACCCACGGCCACGGTGATCGCCCGAATCCTCGCCCCCCACCGTGGGCAGGGGTTCGGCGAAGAGCTCTATGCGCGCGGGCTGAAGCGGGCGCGAGAGCTCGGTGCCGAGGTGATCGAGACAGTTGTCCTGGCATCCAACGTGGACGGACTGCGGTTCGCGCAGAAGCACGGGTTCATCGAAGTGGAGCGGTACTTGCTGCCGGGTGACACCATCCCGTGGGTCGATTTGCGGCTGGTCTGA
- a CDS encoding RimK family alpha-L-glutamate ligase: MSAARIAVVTSDAGVKYDVDLPLIVDALHTQGLAAQAVAWDADDVAWDRFDLAVIRSTWDYAERLDEFLAWADATARVTGLWNPAPVVRWNSDKHYLLELAERDVSVVPTQFIEPGGRFSEGDFDQADGVVVKPAVSAGARDTARYEPGRHADAARHARILLDQGRTVMIQPYLRLVEEGERALVFFGDTFSHAIRKGPVLTTPGVIDNFRDAHPGAAPYRPTEAEIQTALAALDAVPSAAAPLFTRVDLALNETRDPVVMELELIEPNLFLASTPHGLVRFVEAVAAESRTTPAQGLARPSDDRWR; the protein is encoded by the coding sequence ATGAGCGCTGCCAGGATCGCGGTCGTGACGAGCGACGCAGGCGTCAAGTATGACGTCGATCTCCCGCTGATCGTGGACGCACTGCACACCCAGGGCCTGGCGGCACAAGCCGTGGCCTGGGATGCCGACGATGTGGCGTGGGACAGATTCGATCTGGCGGTCATCCGGTCCACCTGGGACTACGCGGAACGACTCGACGAGTTCCTGGCATGGGCCGACGCGACAGCACGCGTCACAGGGCTGTGGAATCCAGCACCAGTGGTGCGCTGGAACAGCGACAAGCACTATCTGCTCGAACTCGCTGAGCGTGATGTCTCCGTCGTGCCGACGCAATTCATCGAACCGGGCGGACGGTTCAGCGAGGGGGACTTCGACCAGGCGGACGGAGTGGTGGTCAAGCCCGCGGTTTCCGCGGGTGCCCGGGACACCGCACGCTACGAGCCCGGTCGGCACGCGGATGCCGCGCGGCATGCCCGAATACTGCTCGACCAGGGCCGCACCGTGATGATCCAGCCCTATCTGCGACTCGTGGAAGAGGGAGAACGCGCGCTGGTCTTCTTCGGCGATACCTTCAGCCACGCGATCCGCAAAGGGCCCGTGCTGACCACGCCAGGGGTGATCGACAACTTCAGGGACGCACACCCCGGTGCCGCCCCCTACCGGCCGACCGAGGCCGAGATCCAGACGGCGCTGGCGGCGCTGGACGCGGTTCCGTCAGCGGCGGCCCCGCTGTTCACCCGCGTGGATCTGGCGCTGAACGAGACGCGGGATCCGGTGGTCATGGAGCTGGAACTCATCGAGCCGAATCTGTTCCTCGCGAGCACCCCGCACGGGCTGGTGCGTTTCGTCGAAGCCGTGGCGGCCGAGAGCCGAACGACCCCGGCCCAGGGTCTGGCTCGACCATCGGATGACCGGTGGCGGTGA
- a CDS encoding ABC transporter ATP-binding protein, giving the protein MDMEVTAWTSLHSAMNAQQERRPFSRATLRRIASFARPHRRQLYRFLLLSVVTALLAVATPVLAGRVVDAIVEGHDTGTVTRLALLIAVIAVAEAGLGLLTRWLSANLGEGLILDLRTAVFDHVQRMPVAFFTRTRTGALVSRLNNDVIGAQRAFSNTLSGVVSNLVTLLLTLAVMLSISWQITLLALVLLPVFVVPARRMGSRMAKLQREAANHNAAMGTQMTERFSAPGATLVKLFGRPADESAEFAARARRVRDIGIRTAMAQSVFITALTLVSALALALVYGLGGYYALRGSLDPGAVVALALLLARLYAPLTALAGARVEVMSALVSFERVFEILDLKPLIAEKPDARRVPDGPVSVEFDSVRFGYPSADKVSLASLEEVATLDSRGGTEVLRDISFRAEPGRMVALVGSSGAGKSTIAQLMPRLYDADAGFVRLNGIDVRDLTSDSIRETIGMVTQDGHLFHESVRANLLLARPDASEDDIWDALRRSRLADLVASLPDGLDTVVGERGYRLSGGERQRLTIARLLLARQRVVILDEATAHLDSTSEAAVQEALGEALEGRTAVVIAHRLSTVQAADLILVVEDGRVVQRGTHGELMAAGGRYEELYRTQFERPGTEEAFPVR; this is encoded by the coding sequence ATGGACATGGAAGTCACCGCGTGGACATCGCTCCACAGTGCGATGAACGCGCAACAGGAGCGAAGGCCCTTCTCCCGGGCCACTCTGCGCCGCATCGCCTCCTTCGCCCGCCCGCACCGTCGGCAGCTCTACCGCTTTCTGCTGCTCAGCGTGGTCACCGCCCTGCTCGCCGTGGCCACACCCGTTCTTGCCGGCCGCGTCGTCGACGCGATCGTCGAAGGCCACGACACCGGAACGGTCACCCGGCTTGCGCTGCTGATCGCTGTCATCGCCGTCGCGGAGGCGGGGCTCGGCCTGCTCACCCGCTGGCTGTCGGCGAACCTCGGCGAGGGGCTGATCCTCGATCTGCGCACGGCGGTCTTCGACCACGTCCAGCGGATGCCGGTCGCCTTCTTCACCCGCACCCGCACCGGCGCCCTCGTCAGCCGGCTCAACAACGACGTCATAGGGGCCCAACGGGCGTTCAGCAACACCCTGTCCGGTGTTGTGTCCAACCTCGTCACCCTGCTGCTGACGCTTGCCGTCATGCTCAGCATCTCGTGGCAGATCACCCTGCTCGCCCTCGTCCTGCTACCGGTGTTCGTCGTCCCCGCCCGCCGGATGGGCTCCCGTATGGCCAAGTTGCAGCGCGAGGCCGCCAACCACAACGCCGCCATGGGCACCCAGATGACCGAGCGGTTCTCCGCGCCCGGCGCGACCCTCGTCAAACTCTTCGGACGCCCCGCCGACGAATCCGCCGAATTCGCCGCCCGCGCCCGCCGGGTGCGTGACATCGGCATCCGTACCGCCATGGCCCAGTCGGTCTTCATCACGGCGCTCACCCTGGTGTCCGCCCTGGCGCTCGCCCTGGTCTACGGACTCGGCGGCTACTACGCACTGCGCGGCAGCCTGGACCCGGGCGCCGTCGTCGCGCTCGCGCTGCTCCTCGCCCGCCTCTACGCCCCGCTGACCGCACTGGCCGGCGCCCGTGTCGAGGTGATGAGCGCCCTGGTCAGTTTCGAGCGGGTCTTTGAGATCCTCGACCTCAAGCCGCTGATCGCCGAGAAGCCGGACGCCCGCCGGGTGCCGGACGGGCCCGTGTCCGTGGAGTTCGACTCGGTCCGCTTCGGCTACCCTTCCGCCGACAAGGTCTCCCTCGCCTCCCTCGAAGAGGTCGCCACCCTCGACTCCCGCGGCGGCACGGAGGTCCTGCGCGACATCTCCTTCCGCGCCGAACCCGGCCGGATGGTCGCGCTGGTCGGCTCATCGGGCGCGGGCAAGTCCACGATCGCCCAGCTCATGCCGAGGCTGTACGACGCCGACGCCGGGTTCGTACGGCTGAACGGCATCGACGTGCGCGACCTGACATCCGACTCGATCCGCGAGACGATCGGCATGGTCACCCAGGACGGCCACCTCTTCCACGAATCCGTCCGGGCCAACCTGCTCCTCGCCCGGCCCGACGCCTCCGAGGACGACATCTGGGACGCTCTGCGCCGATCCCGGCTGGCGGACCTGGTGGCCTCGCTGCCCGATGGCCTGGACACCGTCGTCGGCGAGCGCGGCTACCGGCTCTCCGGCGGCGAGCGGCAACGGCTGACCATCGCCCGGCTGCTGCTGGCCCGCCAGCGGGTCGTCATTCTCGACGAGGCGACCGCCCATCTCGACTCCACCTCCGAGGCGGCCGTGCAGGAAGCCCTGGGCGAGGCGCTGGAGGGCCGGACCGCCGTGGTGATCGCCCACCGGCTCTCGACCGTGCAGGCCGCCGACCTGATCCTGGTCGTCGAGGACGGCCGGGTCGTCCAGCGCGGAACCCACGGCGAACTCATGGCGGCCGGCGGCCGCTACGAGGAGCTGTACCGCACCCAGTTCGAGCGGCCGGGTACCGAGGAGGCATTCCCCGTCCGCTGA
- a CDS encoding L,D-transpeptidase: MGDIRRRGVVALGITALVTPLTLALGSTTAQAASCTTQTGPYQKQVEKFLGRPVDGKQSAADCKAIQAFQTKHSISPNAGFAGPVTWGVMDLMNRQKAVGKTPNKAGKCPVNKGRIACVDLTLQLSWIQDGSKLVYGPVPVRTGRDGYETRTGVKKIYLRDIDHVSNLYNVPMPYSQFFDGGQAFHSVGISVWAPPGSHGCVNMTKSDAAKYWSMLRNGDDVFVYGRKPGT, translated from the coding sequence GTGGGGGACATACGCCGACGAGGAGTCGTCGCACTCGGGATCACCGCACTGGTGACCCCGCTCACTCTGGCCCTGGGGAGCACGACCGCTCAGGCGGCGTCATGCACGACGCAGACAGGGCCGTACCAGAAGCAGGTCGAGAAGTTCCTCGGTCGCCCGGTCGACGGAAAGCAGTCCGCCGCCGACTGCAAGGCGATCCAGGCCTTCCAGACGAAGCATTCGATCAGTCCGAACGCCGGTTTCGCGGGTCCCGTCACCTGGGGCGTCATGGATCTGATGAACCGGCAGAAGGCCGTCGGGAAGACGCCGAACAAGGCAGGCAAGTGCCCGGTGAACAAGGGGCGCATCGCCTGCGTCGACCTCACGCTCCAGCTCAGTTGGATCCAGGACGGCAGCAAGCTGGTGTACGGACCGGTGCCGGTGCGTACCGGCCGCGACGGTTACGAGACCCGCACCGGCGTGAAGAAGATCTACCTGCGGGACATCGACCACGTGTCGAACCTGTACAACGTGCCGATGCCGTACAGCCAGTTCTTCGACGGGGGCCAGGCCTTCCACTCCGTCGGCATCAGCGTCTGGGCACCGCCCGGCTCGCACGGCTGCGTGAACATGACCAAGAGTGACGCCGCCAAGTACTGGAGCATGCTCCGCAACGGCGACGACGTCTTCGTCTACGGCCGCAAGCCCGGAACCTGA
- a CDS encoding APC family permease produces the protein MRSGTGGGLRADALSTYDMVVMAVAGCGPAYTVAGTIPALIVAVGVASPAALLYCAIPVIGIALAYRQLGRVDPNAGAAYSWVARSLHPFLGFLCGWSLVVACTVFMASSTVPAGNATLSLFAPSLVGDPVLAALVGSSWFLLMAGVVAFGVRIGARALAVITAVQVVLLIGFAVSALLSDGGGSEFSFSWFGFSHFEGQESFVTGALIATFAFWGWDVTSNLGEETRRGSRGSGFGGVIGVVLAFLLFALITVAVNVLMTPDAVSHTPDGILNELGQQVWPGVGGTLLVLALLLSTVAMLETALIQAGRTLFAMGRDKTLPPVLGRIHAKRHTPWLATVVIAVASGTLAIVEAVRLKPGESMLSDAVSGVCLLVTFYYGLAGLGAVVVHRKLLRASVANFLLMGLWPLTGALFMMWIMIESVKSLTTSALIIGFGTLALGLVPMLVAWMRQRPYFEPGRLDADRARVMDDSFGGADFGETQAVNLARNQDEILTDF, from the coding sequence ATGAGATCCGGCACCGGAGGCGGTCTGCGGGCGGACGCCCTCAGCACCTACGACATGGTGGTCATGGCCGTCGCGGGATGCGGCCCGGCGTACACGGTCGCCGGAACGATTCCCGCGCTCATCGTCGCCGTCGGTGTGGCGAGCCCCGCCGCCCTGCTCTACTGCGCGATACCCGTGATCGGCATCGCCCTGGCCTACCGGCAACTCGGCCGTGTGGACCCCAATGCGGGAGCCGCGTACAGCTGGGTCGCCCGGTCGCTGCACCCCTTCCTCGGGTTCCTGTGCGGCTGGTCGCTCGTGGTCGCCTGCACCGTCTTCATGGCATCCAGCACGGTGCCCGCCGGCAATGCGACGTTGTCCCTCTTCGCGCCGAGCCTGGTCGGTGACCCGGTCCTGGCCGCGCTCGTCGGCTCGAGCTGGTTCCTCCTGATGGCAGGGGTGGTGGCGTTCGGAGTCCGGATCGGAGCCCGCGCGCTGGCCGTCATCACAGCCGTGCAGGTGGTCCTGCTGATCGGCTTCGCGGTTTCGGCGCTGCTCTCCGACGGCGGCGGGAGCGAATTCTCCTTCTCGTGGTTCGGCTTCAGCCACTTCGAGGGACAGGAGTCCTTCGTGACCGGCGCGCTGATCGCCACCTTCGCGTTCTGGGGCTGGGACGTGACCAGCAATCTCGGCGAGGAGACCCGGCGCGGCTCGCGCGGCTCGGGCTTCGGCGGCGTCATCGGTGTGGTCCTGGCGTTCCTGCTGTTCGCGCTGATCACCGTCGCGGTCAATGTCCTCATGACGCCGGACGCCGTGTCCCACACCCCGGACGGCATTCTGAACGAGCTCGGCCAGCAGGTCTGGCCGGGTGTGGGCGGCACCCTGCTGGTGCTCGCGCTGCTGCTGTCGACGGTCGCCATGCTGGAGACCGCGCTCATCCAGGCCGGGCGCACCCTGTTCGCCATGGGCCGGGACAAAACGCTTCCCCCCGTCCTCGGCCGTATCCACGCCAAGCGGCACACGCCGTGGCTGGCCACCGTCGTCATCGCCGTGGCCTCGGGCACACTCGCCATCGTCGAGGCCGTGCGTCTCAAGCCGGGCGAGTCGATGCTCTCGGACGCCGTGAGCGGAGTCTGCCTGCTCGTCACCTTCTACTACGGCCTCGCCGGACTGGGCGCCGTCGTCGTCCACCGCAAACTGCTGCGGGCCTCCGTGGCCAACTTCCTCCTCATGGGGCTGTGGCCGCTGACCGGCGCGCTGTTCATGATGTGGATCATGATCGAGTCCGTGAAGTCCTTGACCACCTCCGCGCTGATCATCGGATTCGGCACGCTTGCCCTGGGGCTCGTGCCGATGCTCGTGGCGTGGATGAGGCAGCGGCCGTACTTCGAGCCGGGGCGTCTGGACGCCGACCGGGCCCGCGTCATGGACGACTCCTTCGGTGGCGCGGACTTCGGCGAGACCCAAGCCGTCAATCTGGCCCGGAATCAGGACGAGATCCTCACCGACTTCTGA
- the paaN gene encoding phenylacetic acid degradation protein PaaN has translation MRTGSFDESSLLERAVEAAASGAGFAPFTEGPGGVDRRRGAAHSGGAVFRSMLGKDFGLGQPGPRERVGTESSPYGLILGVRYVRSEPGELVAAAVQATAGWRAAGPRRRAGLAVEVLCRLHDRSHEIAHALHHTTGQAYTTAYRSGGPQAQDRGLEAVARALTESVRNPAELSWQRPGKLGDPVDVDGTCTVVPRGVSLLIGCPDFPTWNGYPGLFASLVTGNPVIVKPHPRAVLPLALTVQVARDVLAGAGHDPNVVTLAAEQPGEKLASRLATDPAVRLIDFTGSARFGDWLRRNARQADVFATPIGANSVLVDSTDDYRTMLRELALSLSLCSGQTCTAPQNILVPSRGIATNEGLKPIGRFSVDLSRAVKRLLAEPRRAAGILGAIGSDRIRSSLAHAAGCGVVVHASLPVTHPDHPAADIRTPLIVRLEAHDESVYSREWAGPVSFVIATESTSQSLDIFRRTARAHGGQYASVHSTDPLVLAAAEAAALDAGVHLSENLAGNVYVDQSAVYGDFCEAGAPAGAHTALADPSFITGRFRLVQARRPAARVRDMSSVGA, from the coding sequence ATGCGTACCGGCTCCTTCGACGAGAGCAGCCTGCTGGAGCGGGCGGTCGAGGCCGCGGCGAGCGGTGCGGGTTTCGCACCGTTCACCGAGGGGCCCGGGGGTGTCGACCGTCGCAGGGGGGCGGCGCACAGCGGCGGAGCGGTGTTCCGGTCGATGCTCGGAAAGGACTTCGGCCTGGGGCAGCCCGGTCCTCGTGAACGGGTCGGGACCGAGTCGTCTCCGTACGGCCTCATCCTGGGCGTGCGCTATGTCCGTTCCGAGCCGGGCGAGTTGGTGGCCGCCGCGGTGCAGGCGACGGCCGGCTGGCGTGCGGCGGGACCGCGGCGCCGGGCCGGGCTGGCCGTGGAAGTGCTCTGCCGGCTCCACGACCGCAGCCATGAGATCGCGCACGCGCTGCACCACACCACGGGGCAGGCGTACACGACGGCCTACCGCTCGGGCGGTCCGCAGGCGCAGGACCGGGGACTCGAAGCCGTGGCCCGTGCGCTCACCGAGTCCGTACGCAATCCGGCCGAGCTGTCCTGGCAGCGTCCCGGCAAGCTGGGCGACCCGGTGGATGTGGACGGCACGTGCACCGTCGTCCCGCGCGGCGTCTCCCTGCTCATCGGCTGCCCCGACTTCCCCACCTGGAACGGCTACCCGGGCCTCTTCGCCAGCCTGGTGACCGGAAATCCGGTGATCGTCAAGCCGCACCCGCGCGCGGTCCTGCCGCTCGCGCTCACCGTCCAAGTCGCCAGGGACGTTCTGGCGGGGGCGGGGCACGATCCCAACGTGGTGACCCTCGCCGCGGAACAGCCCGGCGAGAAACTGGCGTCCCGTCTCGCGACCGACCCCGCGGTCCGGCTCATCGACTTCACGGGCTCGGCCCGCTTCGGCGACTGGCTGCGGCGCAACGCCCGCCAGGCCGACGTGTTCGCCACACCGATCGGAGCCAACAGCGTACTGGTGGACTCCACCGACGACTACCGCACCATGCTGCGGGAGCTCGCGCTGTCGCTGTCGCTGTGCAGCGGCCAGACCTGCACGGCGCCGCAGAACATCCTGGTCCCCTCCCGGGGAATTGCGACCAACGAAGGCCTCAAGCCCATAGGGCGGTTCAGCGTCGACCTGAGCCGCGCCGTGAAGCGCCTGTTGGCGGAACCGCGGCGTGCGGCGGGGATTCTCGGGGCGATCGGCAGCGACCGCATCCGCAGCTCCCTCGCGCACGCGGCCGGATGCGGGGTGGTGGTGCACGCATCCCTGCCGGTGACGCACCCCGACCATCCGGCGGCGGACATCCGTACACCGCTGATCGTCCGGCTGGAGGCACACGACGAGAGCGTGTACTCCCGCGAGTGGGCCGGTCCCGTCTCCTTCGTGATCGCGACCGAATCGACCTCGCAGAGCCTGGACATCTTCCGCCGCACGGCCCGCGCCCACGGCGGCCAGTACGCCTCCGTCCACTCGACGGACCCGCTGGTCCTGGCGGCCGCCGAGGCGGCAGCCCTCGACGCCGGAGTGCATCTGTCGGAGAACCTCGCCGGGAATGTCTACGTGGACCAGTCCGCTGTGTACGGCGACTTCTGCGAGGCGGGCGCACCGGCGGGTGCTCACACCGCCCTCGCGGACCCCTCGTTCATCACCGGCCGCTTCCGGCTCGTGCAGGCCCGGCGCCCTGCGGCCCGGGTACGGGACATGAGTTCCGTCGGGGCGTGA